One window of the Thermococcus sp. P6 genome contains the following:
- the queC gene encoding 7-cyano-7-deazaguanine synthase QueC, producing the protein MKRAVVLFSGGLDSTACLYWAKREYDEVIMLTANYGSNEEKVTNRVAEFFSKELGVPLKIVRLDFLEEFSKLRGTTLVGGETPTVTAQELEETGRAKETAKSVWVPARNVVLIATAASLLDALGGGDIIAGFNAEEGSTFPDNTREFVERMNEMLRYGTMAEVRVVAPLIDLDKRGIAKLLKELNAKYEYSNSCYMPRGFTPDGKPVHCGRCESCVRRHRGLMEGIGEDRTVYEVEPEL; encoded by the coding sequence ATGAAGCGTGCCGTGGTTCTTTTTTCCGGCGGACTTGACTCAACGGCCTGCCTCTACTGGGCCAAAAGGGAATACGACGAGGTTATCATGCTCACGGCGAACTACGGGAGCAACGAGGAAAAGGTCACCAACAGGGTGGCGGAGTTCTTCTCAAAGGAACTCGGCGTCCCCCTGAAAATCGTCAGGCTCGACTTCCTCGAGGAGTTTTCAAAGCTCAGGGGGACGACGCTCGTCGGTGGGGAAACTCCCACGGTTACCGCCCAGGAGCTTGAAGAGACCGGGAGGGCAAAGGAAACGGCAAAGAGCGTCTGGGTTCCGGCCAGAAACGTCGTGCTCATAGCCACAGCCGCATCCCTTCTCGATGCCCTCGGTGGGGGGGATATAATAGCCGGTTTCAACGCCGAGGAAGGTTCCACCTTTCCAGATAATACCCGGGAGTTCGTCGAGAGGATGAACGAGATGCTCCGCTACGGCACGATGGCGGAAGTCAGGGTTGTCGCCCCACTCATAGACCTCGACAAGAGGGGCATAGCGAAACTTCTGAAGGAGCTCAATGCAAAATACGAGTACTCGAACTCCTGCTACATGCCGAGGGGTTTCACTCCTGACGGGAAGCCGGTCCACTGCGGGCGGTGCGAGAGCTGCGTGAGGCGTCACAGGGGTCTTATGGAGGGCATTGGTGAGGACAGGACTGTTTACGAGGTTGAGCCGGAGTTATGA
- a CDS encoding dihydroorotate dehydrogenase: MKVTKLSVKVAGLELENPLILASGIADRTPDLWIRAHEEGAAAVVTKSIGMEPRAGYDNPTVVELPYGLINAMGLPNPGWKAFLEMVEGYTFDFPVVVSIFGGSSEEFAFLAEKLSDAGDAFELNLSCPHAKGYGMEIGQKPENVYEVVRAVKDVTDKPVIAKLTPNTDDITKLGLAAERGGADAVSAINTLKAVAIDVYAKKPVLSNRVGGYSGPGVKPVALRAVYDLARVLDVPVIGMGGITTWQDAVEFLLAGASALEIGTAIWLRGWGVFREINAGIEAYLESEGFSSVKDIIGLALEV; encoded by the coding sequence TTGAAAGTGACGAAACTCTCGGTTAAGGTTGCGGGTCTTGAGCTTGAGAATCCCCTCATCCTCGCGTCGGGCATAGCGGACAGAACTCCCGATCTCTGGATACGTGCCCACGAGGAAGGCGCTGCTGCCGTCGTAACGAAATCCATAGGCATGGAACCGAGGGCCGGCTACGACAATCCCACGGTGGTCGAGCTTCCCTACGGCCTGATAAACGCGATGGGCCTGCCGAACCCCGGCTGGAAGGCCTTCCTCGAGATGGTGGAGGGTTATACCTTCGACTTCCCGGTTGTGGTCTCGATCTTCGGGGGAAGCAGCGAGGAGTTCGCCTTCTTAGCGGAGAAACTGAGCGATGCTGGAGACGCCTTTGAGCTCAATCTAAGCTGCCCCCATGCAAAGGGCTACGGTATGGAAATCGGCCAGAAACCGGAGAACGTCTACGAGGTGGTCAGAGCTGTTAAAGACGTGACGGATAAACCCGTCATAGCGAAGCTCACCCCGAACACGGACGACATAACGAAGCTGGGGCTTGCCGCGGAAAGGGGCGGGGCAGATGCCGTCTCGGCCATAAACACCCTGAAAGCGGTGGCCATAGACGTCTACGCAAAAAAGCCCGTCCTCAGCAACCGCGTTGGGGGCTACTCGGGACCCGGGGTAAAGCCCGTGGCTTTGAGGGCCGTCTATGACCTCGCGAGGGTTCTGGACGTTCCGGTCATAGGGATGGGCGGGATAACGACGTGGCAGGATGCCGTTGAGTTCCTGCTGGCGGGCGCCTCGGCTCTGGAGATCGGAACGGCCATCTGGCTCAGGGGCTGGGGGGTGTTCCGGGAGATAAACGCGGGCATCGAAGCCTACCTCGAGAGCGAGGGCTTTTCGAGCGTTAAGGATATAATCGGGCTGGCCCTTGAAGTATAA